AAACAGGTCAACGACACCTATGGGCATCCTTGTGGCGACCGGGTGATCGCAACCCTTGGCGCGTTATTGGCGGCGGAAAAACGCACCTACGACTATGCCGCCCGCATTGGCGGCGAGGAATATGCCCTGATTTTACCCGGCATCGGATTGGTGCGGGCCGAAGGTGTCATCGAACGGCTCATCGAATCAGCCCGGTCGCTTCACATTGTCTGCGACGGCGTGGAAACGCCGCTTCGGGTCACCATATCGGCCGGTATTGCCTGCACCAAGGGCAAACTCGCCATTTCCTGGGAAAAGCTCTACGCCCTGGCCGACGAGGCGCTCTATACGGCCAAGGCCCTGGGCAAGGACCGGCTCCACTGCGCCCCCATCGCCGATCTGACCGCACCCCCGGAAAAAACCCTGGTGCGCGCCGACGAAAAACGCTTCCTCTTTACCGGCTCAACAAAAGGATGACACGGCGTATGTCCCAAGCCCCAAATCCCAACGCCACTCTGGCCGTGGCCATTTTAAGCGGCAAGGGCGGCGTGGGTAAAACAAATCTAGCCCTGAATTTGAGCTATGCCTTATTCCGGGCCGGCCATCGTGTCCTTTTGATGGACTTCGACGTCGGCCTGGCCAACGTGGACGTGCTGCTTGGCTTGTCCCCGGAAAAAAACCTTCAGGATCTCTTCCGTCCCGATGTGCAGGCCAAGGACGTAATGCTGGCCGTGGAACCGGGCGGCTTCGACTTTCTGCCGGCAGCCAGCGGCGTGCCTGAACTGCTTGAAATGGACGACGACATGCGCGAGGTGCTTTTTGACAAGCTCAACGCCGTGTTTGGCAGCTATGACTACCTCATGCTCGATCTCGGGGCCGGTATTTCCCAGACCGTCCTTTCGGTCGCCGCCATGAGCCAGGTGCGCGTCCTGGTCGTCACGCCCGAGCCGACCTCCCTGACCGACTCCTACGCCGTCATCAAGGTGCTTCACACCCAGTACGGGGTTTCCGACTTCCACGTACTCGTCAACCAAGTGGAAAGTCCGGCCGATGCCCAGGCCACCTTCAATCGCCTCTCGGCCGCCTGCAACCATTTCCTGGGGTTCACGCCCGTTCTGATCGGCGGAGTCCACTCCGATCCGGCCGTACCTGACGCCGTGCGCCGCCAGATTCCCCTGCTGCGCCATGCCCCCCGCTGCCAGGCCGCCCAGGACATTATTGGCGGCGCGGTCAAGCTCCACAGGGTCCGCCAACAGCGCAAAGACGCCATCATTGCCGGCCCCGTTCTTGGAAAAATACCGATAATCCGCAAGTAAGCCTTGACGGGGACCGGTTTTTTTCGGCAATGGTATGAAATAGATGGACGATTGCTCACCACCCGCCATCACGCGGGCATCGGCCAACCGTCAACAGCGCGAGGACCACGCGATGAACAAAAGCGAACTCATCAAGACTTTGGCCGAAACCAAAGGCCTGCACATCGACGAAGCCGCCGACATCGTCAACGCCTTTGTCGACTCCGTCAAACAGGCCCTGATCAACGAAGACCGCGTGGAAATACGGGGTTTTGGCAGCTTCAAGATCAAAGGCTACAAGGGCTACACCGGGCGCAATCCCAAGTCCGGCGACGTGGTCACCGTGGCTCCCAAGAAACTGCCGTTCTTCCGCCCGGGCAAAGAACTCAAGGAATATCTCAACAAGTGACCCTATGCCAACACTGACTGCTCTGCTTCTGGCCCTGGTTCTGACGACAGCGACCGGGGTTGCGGCCTTTGCCGCCGACCCGGTCCTGACCATTCTTTACGCCGGCAATACCTACGGCTATTTCGACCCCTGCCCCACTTGCGGCCCACAGAAACTCGGGGGCTTGGCTCGGCGGGCCACGGCGGTGGAGAATTTGCGCAAAACCGGCCCCACAGCTGGCAAGCTGCTGGCTGTGGCCGGTCCGTGGGAGTTTGCGCCCGAAGTCTCGGCCGCGCCGCCGGAACCCGATAAGTTGCCGGTGGTGGCCAAAGCCCATGAGCGTCTGGCTTACGATGCCATGGCGGTGACCCCGCAGGAAATGGCCATCCTGTCCGAACACAAGGCTGCACTGCCCAAGAACGCCCAGTTGCTTGGCGACGCGCCTGTGACCCGCGTCCTCAGTGTGGGCGGCCAGACGATCGGGCTGGTCTACTTCCCCATGCCCAAGGACGTCAGCGCCATGGTGCCGGACAAACTCATGGACGCCACAGCCAAAGCCGCTTCCGAACTGCGGGGCAAGGTCGCTCTGGTGATCGGCGTGAGCCCCTGGGGGGCCATTGACGAAGAAGCCTTTATCAACACCCGAAAAGGGGCTGTTGACGTGCTGCTCGGCAGCGGCGGCGGTTCGGGTTTTGCCTCCCGGCTCTCCAAAGATAGCCGCACCCTGTGGACCCGGGCTTACATCAAGGGCAAAACCATCAATCGTCTGGATTTGCTGGTTCTGCCCGGAAAGCCCGACTTCGTCTGGAAGATCGGCGAAAACTTCACGGCCAAGGTGGACCCCCTGGATGAGAATTTCCCCCAGGATGCGGCTGTCGGAGCTTTGCTCAAATAATCCGGCACCCGCGCCTGCCCGGCCGCCCCGGTTGTCGGATTGACCGGATTATATCCCAAGACTCCGGTCTCCGACTTCCTGCATCCGTTGTATCAAAACCGCCAACCCCTTTGAGGCGACACCGTGAATATGCTTTTCCGCCCTGTCCAGGCGGCCGCGCTGGCCCTTGCCCTGGCCCTTTGCGCCGCCTTGCCGGCTCGTGCCCAGGAACCCATCCTGACCATCGTCCTTTCCGGCAACACCTACGGCAACTACGAGCCCTGCCCTTCCTGAGGCGGCAAGCTCGTTGGCGGGTTGGCCCGGCGGGCCGCCTTCATCAAATCCCTTCGCGCCACTGATGCCGGTCGGGAACGCACCCTGGTTCTGGGCGCTCCCTTTGAAATTCTCCCCGATGGGCCGGACAGAAAACCCGACGCCCGCCGGTTGCCGGCCATCAGTCAGGCCCTGACGCAAATCGGCTATTCGGCCGGGACCCTGCTCCCGGACGAGGCCGCCTATCTTAAAAGCGCCGATGCCCCGATTCCGGCCGGGTTCACCGTGGTTGCCCCCACACCCCGCACCACCGTCATTGAAGCGGCCGGCAGGCCCATCGGCATTGTCTTTTTCCCGCCGCCGCCCGATCTGACCAAACCGGCCCCGCCAGCCATCGGCGACGCCGTGGCCGAGGCGGCCAAGGAGCTTCGTGCCAAGGCCCAGCTGGTCATCGGCCTAAGCGGTCTGGGCATGATGGACGAAGAGGCCTTTCTGGCCGCCCATCCCGACGCCCTGGACATCCTCCTTGGCAGCGGCATCAATGCCGGCAACGCCGGAAAGGTCGGCCCCGGAGGCAAGACCCTGTGGGCCAGGGCCTATACCCGGGGCAAGACCGTCAACCGCCTGGACTTGTTCGTCCTGCCTGGCGCAGCCGATTTCACCTGGACCCCCAACGGCGCCTTCAAGGCCGAAGTCATCAATCTGGACGAGGCCTACCCGGCTGACCCGGACATCAAAAAGCTTTTCGAATAGCCGGGCGCTGCCCCGGTTGCCGGCAAGCCCCAAAGTGCCTCATCAAATGAATTTGGCGGCCAAAGGGACACCCTTTGGCCGCCATCACCCGGTGATATCCGTCAGACTTGCATTGCAGCGGCATTGCCCGACCAACGTTTTTCCTGGCGTCCTTCCACCGACGAGGCCACGCCGTCCCCTTTACCCTTAGGGGGCCGGCCTCTTCCCGTCTTTTCTTGCTCAATTTCCGCCCGTCGACTTGGCAGCATACCCGGTCAAATCAAACTCCCCCCAGGTGGGATTCCAAAGGGCACTGCCCTTTGGCCGCCGGAGGCACTCTTCCCCTTCTCTCATTTTCCCCAGGCCGGCGGCAGGCCAAGGACGCGGGCATAGGCATCGGCCACGATGCGGGCGGTTTTTTCCCAGGAAAAAAGCCCGGCCCGGGTTAGCGCCCGTTGCCGCAGCCTATCGCGCAGGGTCGCATCGCTCCCGACAGCGGCCATAGCCCGGGCCAGACCGGGGACATCCAGGGGATCGACCAGGATGGCTGCATCCCCGGCCACTTCCGGCAGGGACGTGGCATCGGACGTGATGACGGCCGCGCCGAGGCTCATGGCCTCCAACACCGGCAGCCCGAAACCTTCAAACAGCGACGGATAAAGAAAGGCGTGACAGGAGGCATACAGCCAGGCCAGTTCGGCGTCGGTCACATACCCCGTGAAAACGAGATGTTCGGCAATGCCGAGTTCGGCCACGGTGCGGGCCACGTCGTCCATGAGCCAGCCTTTGCCGCCGGCCAGCACCAGCGGCATGGTCCCGCCAGTCTCGCGTCTCCAGGCGGCGTAGGCGGCAAAGAGGCGTTCGTGGTTCTTACGCGGTTCGATGGTCCCCACGCACAGCCAGAAGCCATCCGGTTGCAACTGCGCGACCGCCTTGGGGCGTTCTTGGGGGCTGTCCGGTCCGAACCGGCTGGCCAGCGGCGCGACAACCAGCCGCTCTTTCGGAAAGTGGGGGAAGACCCGCAGAAAATGGCCGCGGGAATACTCCGAGATGGCGATCACCGCATCCGCCTGGGTGGCAGCCCGAAACAGGCCGTCGAAACAGCCGGTGCGGTTGCCTTCGGTGGTCCAGGCCGGCTCGACCAGAAACGACAGGTCATAGAGCGTATAGACCAGTCGCGCCCGGGTGAGGCCGGCGGGACAATAAAAGTTGTTGGCATGGACGATGTCGGGCTGGCCTAAGCGGGCCTCAAAATCCTTTGGCGGCTGGCGGAAAAAGCGTTTCTGATCCCAGAAACGGCGAAACCTCGGTCCCTGCTGGAAGCGGTCGCCGGCCGGGCGCAGGCATTTCTCCGGGTGGGGTTCACGAAAAAAATCCCCAAAGGCCGGATAGAGCACGTACTGGCTCGTCGTATCGACCTCGGCCAGGGCCGACAACAAAGCGGCCGCGAAATAGCCGCAGCCGGCCTTGCCAGCTCCGGTCTGGGACACGTCAAAGCCGATCTTCATGCCGGGCCGCTCCCGGGACGGATAAGGCCGCGCGTCAGCCAGGAGGCCGTGGTGCGAAGAACCGTCGGCGACAGGCCGCGATTCCAACGCAGCGAGGCGTTCACCGAGGCCAGGGCCACGGCCGGGGTAAAAAGCGCGCTGCCGTCGGCCACCTGCCATTTCTCCCGCACCAGGGCGTGGGCGTAGTTATAGAGCCAACGCTCCGGCACCCGGCCGAAGGTGAAACGCATCATGTCGTTTATTTCGCTATGCACGGTGAGCTTGGCCCCGGACGTCTTGGTCTGGGGGTAGAACCGCGAGCCGGCCAGTTTTCGGGGCAGATAGCGGAACACGGCCCCGCCCTTGGCCAGACGCAGCCAGAACTCGTAATCGAGGGTATACTGCCAGCGCAAATCCAGGTTGCCGAAGCGCTCAACCACCCGCCGTCGAAAAAAAGCCGCCGGCTGGCAGATGATGCAGCGCTCCATGAGGCGCGTGAGATCAAAGGGCTCGGCCGGGTAGGGCTCGATAAAGGCGTCGTTGATGTCAATGTGATCGGCGTCGCCATAAACGACGTCTACATCTGGGCTTTTCTCAAAAACTTCAAGCACTGCTTGAAGTGCGCCGGTCGTGTAGACATCGTCGGAATTAAGCCAGGCGATGATCTCGCCCGTGGTCTCGGCCATGCCCTTGTTGACGGCGTCGGGTTGGCCCTTGTCCGGCTCGGAACGAAAGCGCAGTCGATCGCCGTAGCTCTCAAGGACCGACACGGTCTCATCGGTGCTGCCGCCGTCCATGATCACATATTCCAGGCCGTCCACGCCCTGGGACAGGACGCTGTCAATGGTGCGTCCGATAAAACGCCCCTGGTTATACGACGGCGTGACGGCGGAAACCGTAAGGCTAGCCATGTGTTGCCTCCGTATAGCGCAGATCGACGTCGCGCTCGCCATCGGTCAGGCGCAGTTCCTCGCAGTGGACCGACAAGCGCCGTCGGTCCGCCGCCGCACCCTGGCCGTTGCCGCGTCGCGCCCCGTCCAGGACAAACTCCACACAGCCTCCGGTCGGCGGCAGATCCGGGTCCAGGCTGACCGAACGGCCAGGGGTCAAGGTGACCGGCTGGCCAACGGCCCGGCCGTTGACCAGGGTCGTCACCACCACCCGCCCGCTCGGAGCCTTGGCCGGCAGGGAAAATCGCGTCCGCAGCCACTGGCGCTGGGCAGCCGGGCCAAAGGCCACAAAAAGTCGCCCGCCACACCAGCCGTCAGGGAAAAGCCCGCGCACCGCCGTGCTCTGGGACACCGGCCGGGCCAGCACCTCCTCAAAGACGGCCAGGTACTTCCGCGCCATGTCCGCTGGGCCGCCAATGGCGGCCAGACGTTCAAAGCCCCGGGCCACCAGGGCCTCGGCCAGCCCGGGTTCGTCCCAAAGCCGGGCCATGGCCGCAGCCATGTCGTCCGGGCGGCGCGGATCAAAATAGAGCGCCGCCTCGCCGCCGACCTCGGGCAGGCTGGTGACATTGGAACATAAAATGGGTGTCCCGACAGCCATGGCCTCAACCAGCGGCATGCCGAATCCCTCATAGAGCGATGGGAAAAGAAGCGCCCTGGCCCCGGTGAGCAGCGCCGACAGCTCGGCGTCCGAGACATACCCGGCAAAGACCACCCGGTCGGCCAGTCCCAGGCGCTGCGCAGCCTGCCCCAGTTCGGCCCGAAGTCCGGTGTCCGAGCCGGTCAGCACCAGCTTGCAGTCGTTTTCCGGCCGGGAGGCCGCAAACAGGCCAAAGGCGGTCAGGAGCATGCGATGGTTCTTGTGCGGCCAGTAGTTGGCCGGAAACAGCAGATAGTCGGCCTGGCCCAGGCCAAGGCGCGTCCGTGTGGCGTATACGGCCTCGGGAGCGGTGCGGACCAGCCGACGCGGCAGCGAGATGTGGACGGCGGCTGTCCGGCCCGGCGGCACCTGCCCCTGCGCCAGGACGCTTTGGCGAGTGAATTCCGAGATGCACACCAGCCGCTCGGCCACCCGGGCGGCGGTCAGAAAGGTCCGCTCCCGCCCGGCTTCGTCTTCCGGCGAAAAAAACTGCGGATAGGCGGCGTATTGCAGATCGTAGACGACCGAAACAACCGGCACGGCCGGATGGTGAAAATAGGGCATGGTAAAGGGGCAAAAAAGGAGGTCAACCGGCACGCCCTGCCAGTGGGACAGACCACGCAGCCGCCCCAGGCCTGAGGCCCGCGCCCGCGTCACATTGGGCGCGTCGAGATGGGCCAGTTCGTCATGGGCTGCGTCAGAGGTCAGGCAGACAAAGCGCCAATCCGGCCGCATCTGGCGCAGGGCGCCGAGCAGCAGGATGGTCATGAGCTTGGCCCCGCCATTGTCGCCGCCAGGAAGCACCGGGGTCAGATCGACCAGCACCAGGACCGGCCCGGCTTTGCCGCCGGCCGGGGCCACCCGCCGGCCACGCTCTTTAAGCACGTACTTGACGGCCTTATTCCATAACCAGGCCACCCGGCCGACCCGGGCGAGCGCCTTGTTGACCACAAGCGGCAACCGGCCTTCCGAGACCCAGCCCGAGGCCATCTCCCGGACAACGCCCTCCAGGCCGCCGATGATCGGCGCGTCCGCCCCGGCCAGCCTTGCCGCCTGCGCCTCGGCTGCTTCGGCCCGGGCAGCCAGATCGAGCATGGCCTGCACCATGCGGCCGTCCGGCGTGGCGCACAGGGCCGCCTCCACCGTTGCTGCATCGTGGTCGGCAAGGGCCGTGCGGCCGGCCAGAAAAAGCATGTCATAAGGGAAAAGGGCTTGGCCGAAACGGCATTGTCCAAGGCCGGCCGCCGCAAAAAGCGCCCGTACCGCCTTTTCGCTATACAGATAAAGATGTTCAGCCGGCAGCAACATGCGCAGAAATGGGTCAGCCTCGGTGGTCAAACGCTCATGGGTCGCGCCAGCCGGCAGACACGGCGTCTGCACCAGCACAACGCCTTCCGGGGCCAGCAACCGGCCCACCCGGCGCAGCAACTCCACCGGATCAGGCAGATGCTCCAGCACGTCCATGAGCACCACAGCCGACAGGCTGCCCGGGGCGATGTCCTGCTCCTCCAGCGGTCCGGCCAGGACTTCAATGCCAAACGTCCGGCCAGCCAGAGCAGCCACCGATGCGTCCAGCTCAAGCCCCCTGGCCCGGAAACCGGACCGGCCAAGCAAGGCCGTAAAGCCGCCATGGGCGCAGCCGAGTTCCAACACCTCGCCCGGCGGGAGGCAAGCCTTTAAAAAAAAACCCAACCAGGCCACGCACCGCTCCGGCATGTCCCGGCGTGCCCGGACCTCGATGGACGGCTGGCCGAGATCGGCCTCCTGATGGCCGTACCAGTAGTCCCGGCCGTAGCCCTCCCCGTCCTCCACCCGCGACACCAAGGTGCCGCAGGCCGGACAGAGCATGTACGCCTCGTTAAACGGCTCCAGCCCGCCCGTCCCGCACCAACATTGTCGCATATAGAAGGCTCCTTGGGGAGAGAGAGGCGAAGGACTGGGGGAGGAAACCCCTTTTTGAAAAAAGGGGTTTCCTCCCCCAGACCCCCACCTTCCCCAAAAACTTTTCATGGGGGGTTAGGTGCTCTTGTACGAACACCAGGTGTTGCTTGAAAGTGGAGCGTTGGAGGCATGCGGCGTTTGCATCAATACCGGGCGAATTGCCAGCCAGCCCCAAGAATCCCTTGAAAACCGTTGCCCATCAAGGGGGTCCGGGGGGGATTATCCCCCCCGGCCGCCGGAGGCTCTCTTCTCCCTCGCCTCCGCTGCCATACAGCCGCAGCGTCGCCTGTCCCGGCAGGTTGGCCACGCCGTGGTGGGTGAGCTGCACCGGGGTGGTGTCGCGGCTGCGGAAGGTCACCAGAAAATCACCGGCCCGGGTCAGGATGGAAATGACGGTGGTGCGGCTTTCCAGCTCCTGGTGGGACAGGCTGGCCCGGCGGTCGAAGTCTTCGCGGCTTATGGCGGAAAACCCAAGATTGAAGGTATATTCGCCCGGGGCCAGATCGAGTTTTACGTCAAAGCGCACCCGCAGGCTGCTGCCGGCCGGGGTCAGGGTCGGGTGGTCGCTGTCAAATTGCAGGGTGTTCTTGCCAAACACGATGACGCGCTTGTCGTTTATGAGTTCGACGCCGGCCACGGCCACTTCCAGGTCGTGGTACACGGCGTAGCGGCAAAAAATCGAAAGGGTTTCGCCCTGTTCGAAACTGCGGCAGGGCTGGCCCGAGGCGTCGCAGATGGCCACGTGGGTGCAGCCGGCCCAGTCGTTTTCAGCGGCGGCAACCTGGGAGAGATCGACAAAGGCTTCCGAGGCGGGCCAGGGATCATTGGCTTGGGCCTCGGGCGGCAGCTCGAGACTGCGCATGACCTCGCCAAGATTGGCCGGGTCATAGCCGCCGTCGCCCACCATGTAGCGTTTGACCGCAGCCGCCGCATCGCCCAGATAGGTCACCCGGCCGCGCTCGAGCATGAGGCCCCGGTGACAGAACTGGGCCACGTCGTTCATGGCATGGGAGACGAGCACCACCACCGTGCCGCGGGAAAGGAGTCCCTCCAGGCGCTTATAGCACTTCTGGCGAAAAAAAACGTCGCCAACGGCTAACGCCTCGTCGATGATGAGCACATCGGGGTTGAGGCTCGTGGTCACGGCAAAGGCCAGACGCAAAAACATGCCGCTGGAATAGGTCTTGACCGGCTGGTCGAAATGCGCCCCGATGTCGGCAAAGGCGGCGATCTCGTCCAAACACTCGGTGACTGTGGCCCGGGGGATGCCGAGCACGGCAGCGTTGACGAAGACGTTTTGGCGGCCGGTGAATTCCGGTTTGAAGCCCGACCCAAGCTCCAAAAGGGCTGTGGTCCGCTCGGGCAGGACCACCTCGCCGCTGGTCGGCTCCAGCACGCCGGCCAGAATTTGCAGCAACGTCGATTTGCCGGCCCCGTTCTTGCCGATAATGCCGAAGGCTTCGCCCGGGCCGACCTCGAAGGACACGTCGCGAAGCGCCCAATGCTCCCGGAAAAGCGGCTTGCCGCCCGGGAAGAGCATCTGGCGCAGCCGGTCCTGAGGCCGGGCGTACAATTCGTACATTTTGGACACGCCCCGGGCGGCGATGATCGGGGCGTCAGACGGCATCGGCGAACAGCCTCTTGATATTGATAAAAAACGTATAGCCGGCCAGCATCACCCCGGCGGAAACCAGGGTCACCCAACCGAAGGCCGGCCAGTCGGGCATCTGGCCGTAGATGATGGTGCGCCGCAGGTGGTCAACCACCGGATGGAGCGGATTCAGGGCCAACAGGGCCCGGTACGGCTCAGGCACGGCGGTGAGCGGATAGAGAATGGGGGTGGCGAAAAAGAGCAGCTGCACGGCCACGCCCACGATATTGCCGAGATCTTTGAGAAAAACGCCGACCGGGGCGAGCAGCCAGCACATGCCAAGGGTCAGCATGCCAAGGGGCAGATAGGCCAGTGGGGCAAAAAGCGCCGTGGCCGGCAGGCGGCCCGTGGTGACAAGCACCCCAAGGGCCACCAGGGCAAGACTGACCAGGGATTCGAGCACGGCGGCCAGAATGACGCCAACCGGCAGGATTTCCAAGGGGAAAAGAACTTTTTTGATAAAATTGACGTTTTCCGACAAAAGCCTTGGCGCACGGTTGAGACTCCCGGCAAAGACCTCGAAGGCCGCCAGCCCGGCAAAGAGAATCAGCGCATAACCGGCCACCCCGCCATCGCCGCCGCCGGCCCAGGTTGGCTTAAAAACGACCGAAAAGACAAACGTATAGACGGCCAGGGTGGCCAGCGGCGAGACCAGACTCCACAGTACGCCGAGCTGCGCCCCGTGGTAGCGGGAGGAGAACTCGATGCGGGCGAAGGTGGCCAGCACTTCCCGGCGCTGCCAGAAGGCGCGGACAAAGGCCATGGGGTTTAGGCCTGCCAGCAGACCGGACCATAACGATCCGGCCCGGGGCCGCCGCACGACCATGGCTTTGGGTGGTACATACATGGAGCCGGTTGCATATTCGATCGAATTGACGCATGTCAACGCATCCGCTCCACCCCCCGAACTTAGAAGCCGCTTTGGACGTCCCATGCGCATCACTATAGACGCCAGTTCCCTATCCTATCCCAAGCGCACCGGCATCGGCCGCTGTCTGGAATCCATCCTGCCCCATCTGGCGTCTTTGGCCGCCGGCCGCGACGACATCACCCTGGTTTCGGGCCAGCCCATCGTCAATGCCACGGCCCTGGCCCTGCTGGAATCCGGCAGTCTGCACGCCGCCACGGTCAACGTGCCCTCGCTCTATGGCTGGCAGCAGACCGGCATGGCCTGGCAGATCCGCCAAGCCCGGGCCGACGTCCACTACGCCCCGGACGGCCTGCTGCCGCTGGGCTTTATTGGCCGGTCGGTCGGGGTGGTCAACGATATTTTATGGAAACGCCTGCCTAAGACCCTGCCCTGGCATATCCGGCTGGTTTTTGCCCTGCGCCAAAAGGCCAGTCTGGCGCGACTGACCATCCCGCTTTCGCTTTCAGCCTTTACCCGGCGCGAACTGTTGCGCCTCTACGGCCCCATGGCCACCCGCACCCGGCCGACGGATCTTTGCGCCGTGGACCAGCACCGCTTCCGCCCGGCAACGGCTGACGACGCCCCGGCCCTGGCCGATTTTCGCGTCCGGCACGGTCTGCCCGAGAATTATATCGTGTGCGTCGGCAATCTCCTGCCGCACAAGAATCTGGCCGTGGCCTTGCAGGCCATGGCCCGGCTGCCGGACGCTATTGCGCCAGTCCTGGCCGTGGTCGGCTACGGCGACGCGGCAACCCTGGCCGCTGCCGCGCCCCCGGAACTGGCTCCCGGGCGCGTGCGCTGCCTGGGCTACCTGTCCGACGAAGACGTGGCCCTGGCCTACCGGGCGGCATCGGTGTTTGTCTTCCCGTCGCGCTACGAAGGCTTTGGCCTGCCTATGCTCGAAGCCATGGCCAGCGGCACGCCGGTAGTCTACGCCGACGCCGCCTCGCTGCCGGAAGCGGCCGGCGTGGCCGGACTGATGTTTGCCCCGGACGACGCCGACGCCCTGGCTGTGTGCCTCACCCGGCTGGCCGGTGATGCTGCCTTGCGCTGCCGCCAGATTGCCCTGGGCCTGGACCGGGCCGCAGCCTTTTCCTGGGAGGCCTGCGCAGTGAGCGTCTACGAGGCCCTTATCGAGGCCTCGGGCCACAGCCCCAAACGGCCCAAGGTCAGCATCGTCACCCCGTCGTATAACCAGGCCGGTTATCTGCCCCAGACCCTTCAGAGCGTGGCGGATCAGAAAGACGTTTGCGTCGAGCACATTGTTCTCGACGGCGGTT
The nucleotide sequence above comes from Desulfovibrio sp. TomC. Encoded proteins:
- a CDS encoding ABC transporter ATP-binding protein, with the translated sequence MPSDAPIIAARGVSKMYELYARPQDRLRQMLFPGGKPLFREHWALRDVSFEVGPGEAFGIIGKNGAGKSTLLQILAGVLEPTSGEVVLPERTTALLELGSGFKPEFTGRQNVFVNAAVLGIPRATVTECLDEIAAFADIGAHFDQPVKTYSSGMFLRLAFAVTTSLNPDVLIIDEALAVGDVFFRQKCYKRLEGLLSRGTVVVLVSHAMNDVAQFCHRGLMLERGRVTYLGDAAAAVKRYMVGDGGYDPANLGEVMRSLELPPEAQANDPWPASEAFVDLSQVAAAENDWAGCTHVAICDASGQPCRSFEQGETLSIFCRYAVYHDLEVAVAGVELINDKRVIVFGKNTLQFDSDHPTLTPAGSSLRVRFDVKLDLAPGEYTFNLGFSAISREDFDRRASLSHQELESRTTVISILTRAGDFLVTFRSRDTTPVQLTHHGVANLPGQATLRLYGSGGEGEESLRRPGGIIPPGPP
- a CDS encoding ABC transporter permease, which gives rise to MYVPPKAMVVRRPRAGSLWSGLLAGLNPMAFVRAFWQRREVLATFARIEFSSRYHGAQLGVLWSLVSPLATLAVYTFVFSVVFKPTWAGGGDGGVAGYALILFAGLAAFEVFAGSLNRAPRLLSENVNFIKKVLFPLEILPVGVILAAVLESLVSLALVALGVLVTTGRLPATALFAPLAYLPLGMLTLGMCWLLAPVGVFLKDLGNIVGVAVQLLFFATPILYPLTAVPEPYRALLALNPLHPVVDHLRRTIIYGQMPDWPAFGWVTLVSAGVMLAGYTFFINIKRLFADAV
- a CDS encoding glycosyltransferase — its product is MRITIDASSLSYPKRTGIGRCLESILPHLASLAAGRDDITLVSGQPIVNATALALLESGSLHAATVNVPSLYGWQQTGMAWQIRQARADVHYAPDGLLPLGFIGRSVGVVNDILWKRLPKTLPWHIRLVFALRQKASLARLTIPLSLSAFTRRELLRLYGPMATRTRPTDLCAVDQHRFRPATADDAPALADFRVRHGLPENYIVCVGNLLPHKNLAVALQAMARLPDAIAPVLAVVGYGDAATLAAAAPPELAPGRVRCLGYLSDEDVALAYRAASVFVFPSRYEGFGLPMLEAMASGTPVVYADAASLPEAAGVAGLMFAPDDADALAVCLTRLAGDAALRCRQIALGLDRAAAFSWEACAVSVYEALIEASGHSPKRPKVSIVTPSYNQAGYLPQTLQSVADQKDVCVEHIVLDGGSTDATPDILRRWNDRLAFWRSAPDAGQTAALAEGFARATGEVMGWLNSDDHLWSDDVLAAVAEAFARHPDAVMVTGDTVLTDADGRPVMIDMVLAPSARQMRHTMAVAQQSTFFRKDAYLAAGGMDTAFSYCMDFDLFERISRQGRIVRIPKVLASFRLHESAKTATWQDVFRRDVHTCQHRYGQGPLHELTIKLVTMEVRLGSVLAQLGAVITGRKLPSHVNCRLEPLRAYARNKHRLAG